One part of the Spiroplasma turonicum genome encodes these proteins:
- a CDS encoding F0F1 ATP synthase subunit delta — MENQSVIHNWATALSEIARETNKLDVYIDNLKDLLNLFENNYEFEKFFSNSFINEKDRELIIDKTLKDSFDINIVNAIKLMIKRKVFGSIQPIFKYALKQIWEYKKIEHGIIYSSFELPSNTISMIEKKLSSKLGKTVNFENIIDKDIIAGIVVEVANKSYDFSVKGKIEDMKVKIKENRN; from the coding sequence ATGGAAAACCAAAGTGTAATTCATAATTGAGCAACAGCATTATCAGAAATTGCGAGAGAAACAAATAAGTTAGATGTTTATATTGATAATTTAAAAGATCTTCTTAATTTATTTGAAAATAACTATGAATTTGAAAAGTTTTTTTCAAACAGTTTTATAAATGAAAAGGATAGAGAATTAATTATTGATAAAACATTGAAAGATAGTTTTGACATTAACATTGTAAATGCTATTAAATTAATGATAAAAAGAAAAGTGTTTGGTTCAATTCAACCAATTTTTAAATACGCATTAAAGCAAATTTGAGAGTACAAAAAAATTGAGCACGGTATCATATATTCATCATTTGAGTTACCATCAAATACTATTTCAATGATTGAAAAAAAGTTATCCTCTAAATTAGGTAAAACTGTGAACTTTGAAAACATTATAGATAAAGATATAATAGCTGGAATAGTTGTAGAGGTTGCAAACAAGAGTTACGACTTCTCAGTTAAAGGTAAAATAGAAGATATGAAAGTTAAAATTAAGGAAAACAGAAATTAA
- the atpA gene encoding F0F1 ATP synthase subunit alpha: MSLKINEISEVIKKQIKDYEKKIIESEEGKVASIGDGVALLYGLDNVMMGELLLFPNDIYGMVLNLEDGAVGAVVMGDDSKIKQGDKVLRTKKIVETAVGDELLGRVLNGIGMPIDGNGPLKNKKFSYVEKIAPGVMSRKSVNQPLETGILSIDSIIPIGKGQRELIIGDRQTGKTAIAIDAIINQAGKNVKCIYVAIGQKESTVAQVVEKLKRANAMDYTVVISASASEPAPMQYISPYTGVSIAEEWMANGDDVLIIYDDLSKHAIAYRTLALLLRRPPGREAYPGDVFYLHSRLLERAARVNEKFGGGSITALPIIETQAGDISAYIPTNVISITDGQIFLSEQLFNSGIRPAVDTGLSVSRVGSSAQIKAIKQTAGTLKLELAQYYELQAFAKFGSDLDDATKATLDHGSKIVELLKQRQYKPISQIDQAIILLAIKKRLIKWLPLSEMGTYKESIMSFFTTDKNGIALRKLLETEKEFSEKLEKDIYKQLVLLLKTQTSKIKGWVVSDYGDEKEFQGL, translated from the coding sequence ATGTCGCTTAAAATTAATGAAATATCAGAAGTAATTAAAAAGCAAATAAAAGATTACGAAAAAAAAATTATAGAGTCTGAAGAAGGTAAGGTGGCAAGCATCGGTGACGGTGTTGCCTTATTGTATGGTTTAGATAATGTAATGATGGGTGAATTATTATTATTTCCAAATGATATATATGGAATGGTCCTAAACCTTGAAGATGGTGCCGTTGGTGCTGTTGTAATGGGGGATGATTCTAAAATCAAGCAAGGTGACAAAGTTCTAAGGACTAAAAAAATAGTTGAAACTGCCGTTGGTGATGAATTATTAGGACGTGTACTTAACGGAATAGGTATGCCAATTGATGGTAATGGCCCTCTAAAAAATAAAAAATTTAGTTATGTGGAAAAAATAGCACCAGGAGTTATGTCTAGAAAATCAGTTAATCAACCTTTAGAAACAGGAATACTATCTATTGATTCAATTATTCCTATTGGAAAAGGTCAAAGAGAATTAATAATAGGTGATAGACAAACTGGAAAAACAGCTATTGCAATAGATGCAATTATTAATCAAGCAGGTAAAAACGTCAAATGTATATATGTTGCTATTGGACAAAAAGAATCAACAGTTGCTCAAGTTGTTGAAAAGCTAAAAAGAGCAAACGCAATGGACTATACAGTCGTAATATCAGCATCAGCCTCAGAACCTGCTCCAATGCAATATATTTCACCATACACTGGTGTCTCAATTGCAGAAGAATGAATGGCAAATGGTGACGATGTTTTAATAATATATGATGATTTATCTAAACATGCCATAGCTTATAGAACTCTAGCATTATTATTAAGAAGACCACCAGGTAGAGAAGCTTATCCTGGAGATGTATTTTATTTACACTCAAGATTACTTGAAAGAGCTGCTAGGGTTAATGAAAAGTTTGGTGGTGGAAGTATAACTGCTTTACCAATTATAGAAACGCAAGCAGGAGATATTTCAGCTTACATACCTACAAATGTTATTTCAATAACAGATGGTCAAATATTTTTGTCAGAACAATTATTTAATTCTGGTATCAGACCTGCTGTTGATACAGGTTTATCAGTTTCAAGAGTTGGTTCATCTGCACAAATTAAAGCCATCAAACAAACTGCTGGAACTTTAAAACTTGAATTAGCACAATATTATGAATTACAAGCATTCGCCAAGTTTGGAAGTGACCTAGATGATGCAACGAAAGCTACCTTAGATCATGGTTCAAAGATTGTGGAACTTTTAAAACAAAGACAATATAAACCAATATCACAAATTGATCAAGCTATAATATTACTTGCAATTAAAAAAAGACTTATTAAATGGTTACCTCTTTCAGAAATGGGAACTTACAAAGAATCAATAATGAGTTTTTTTACAACAGATAAAAATGGCATAGCTTTAAGAAAATTATTAGAGACAGAAAAAGAGTTTAGTGAAAAACTTGAAAAAGATATTTACAAACAACTTGTTCTACTTTTAAAAACTCAAACATCAAAAATAAAAGGTTGAGTAGTTTCTGACTATGGCGATGAAAAAGAATTTCAAGGGCTTTAG
- the atpG gene encoding ATP synthase F1 subunit gamma, with protein MANLSELKNELRSTKDIGKITGAMELVATAKLKKISKRLGNIQNYLTEVYEIFNYIISHTSDSNFMKRDGQVLSKTLWIVIGSNLGLCGGYNSSVLKLLKKHVGQQDLVFPIGTKVYNFAKFNNYNIYRSLTNIDVDFSNEQSRELSIWLLENYLKKEFDSIKIIYTKFVNNVTFDATVMNMLPIEVPKEKNDNDDLTLEPDASTVLQTSVTMYLNTILFGTIIESQVSEQASRRLAMESATKNGKEIADKLSILYNRKRQESITQEISEIVGGANAQNG; from the coding sequence ATGGCAAATTTAAGTGAGTTAAAAAATGAACTTAGATCAACCAAAGATATTGGTAAAATTACAGGTGCTATGGAACTTGTTGCAACAGCAAAATTGAAAAAGATATCAAAAAGATTGGGTAATATCCAAAATTATTTAACCGAAGTTTATGAAATCTTCAATTACATAATTTCACACACAAGTGATTCTAATTTTATGAAAAGAGATGGCCAAGTATTAAGTAAAACTTTATGAATAGTTATAGGGTCTAACCTTGGTCTATGTGGTGGATATAACTCAAGTGTATTGAAACTACTAAAAAAACATGTTGGCCAACAAGATTTAGTTTTCCCAATTGGTACAAAAGTATATAATTTTGCAAAGTTTAATAATTATAATATTTATAGGTCTTTAACAAACATTGATGTAGACTTTTCAAATGAACAATCTAGAGAACTTTCTATCTGACTTTTAGAAAATTATTTAAAAAAGGAATTTGACTCGATAAAAATAATATATACAAAGTTTGTAAATAATGTTACATTTGATGCGACTGTTATGAATATGTTACCGATAGAAGTTCCTAAAGAAAAAAATGATAATGATGATCTTACTCTTGAACCAGATGCATCTACTGTTTTGCAAACAAGCGTTACAATGTATCTCAACACTATCTTATTTGGAACTATTATTGAATCACAAGTTTCAGAGCAAGCAAGCAGAAGACTTGCAATGGAGTCTGCTACAAAAAATGGTAAAGAAATTGCTGATAAATTAAGTATTTTATACAATAGAAAACGACAAGAGAGCATTACTCAAGAAATTAGTGAAATTGTTGGTGGTGCAAATGCACAAAATGGTTAA
- the atpD gene encoding F0F1 ATP synthase subunit beta — protein MNKVTEGRVVQVLGPVVDIKFKSSELPELFNTIEVDNNGVKLVLEVVQHIGDDLVRTIAMGPTEGMIRGKKAVNTGRPISVPVGDKVLGRMFNVLGDPIDDKPPVKDAELMPIHRQAPSYDELATSAEILETGIKVIDLMMPFAKGGKIGLFGGAGVGKTVLVQELINNVAKAHGGISVFAGVGERTREGNDLYYEMIEAGVIDKTTLVFGQMNEPPGARMRVALTGLTIAEYFRDFKKQDVLLFIDNIFRFTQAGSEVSALLGRMPSAVGYQPTLSTEMGALQERITSTKKGSITSVQAVYVPADDLTDPAPATTFTHLDARVVLDRGIASLGVYPAIDPLGSSSRMLDPQIIGEEHYQISLKVQETLQKYKELQSIIAILGMEELSEEDKIIVNRARKVRNFMSQPFTVGEKFTGRSGKYVQVSDTIRSFKAILNGELDNVPEVLFMYAGSIDDVLERFNEKTNG, from the coding sequence ATGAATAAAGTAACGGAAGGAAGAGTAGTTCAGGTTCTCGGCCCTGTTGTGGATATTAAATTTAAAAGTTCAGAATTACCAGAGTTGTTTAACACAATTGAAGTAGACAATAATGGCGTAAAACTGGTCTTGGAAGTAGTACAACATATAGGTGATGATCTAGTTAGAACCATTGCTATGGGACCTACAGAAGGAATGATAAGAGGAAAAAAAGCTGTTAATACAGGTAGACCAATCTCAGTTCCAGTAGGTGATAAAGTTCTTGGTAGAATGTTCAATGTATTAGGTGATCCAATTGATGATAAACCTCCGGTTAAAGATGCTGAATTAATGCCCATACATAGACAAGCACCCAGTTATGATGAATTAGCTACATCTGCTGAAATTCTTGAAACAGGTATTAAAGTTATCGACTTAATGATGCCATTTGCAAAGGGTGGAAAAATTGGTTTATTTGGTGGAGCTGGAGTAGGTAAAACAGTTTTAGTACAAGAGCTTATAAATAACGTAGCTAAAGCACATGGTGGTATATCAGTCTTTGCTGGAGTTGGAGAACGTACAAGAGAAGGTAATGACTTATACTACGAAATGATTGAAGCAGGTGTTATTGATAAAACTACGCTAGTTTTTGGTCAAATGAATGAACCACCAGGTGCAAGAATGAGAGTAGCACTAACAGGACTTACTATTGCTGAATATTTTAGAGATTTTAAAAAACAAGATGTTCTTTTGTTTATTGACAATATATTTAGATTCACACAAGCTGGGTCAGAAGTTTCAGCTCTATTAGGAAGAATGCCGTCTGCTGTTGGTTACCAACCTACTTTATCAACTGAAATGGGAGCATTACAAGAAAGAATTACTTCTACAAAAAAAGGTTCTATTACTTCTGTTCAAGCAGTTTATGTTCCTGCCGATGATTTAACTGACCCAGCACCTGCAACTACATTTACCCATCTTGATGCAAGAGTTGTTCTGGATAGAGGAATTGCATCGCTTGGTGTTTATCCAGCAATTGACCCTTTAGGTTCAAGTTCAAGAATGTTAGATCCACAAATAATAGGTGAAGAACATTATCAAATAAGCTTAAAAGTACAAGAAACATTACAAAAGTATAAAGAACTTCAATCAATTATTGCAATATTGGGAATGGAAGAGTTATCAGAAGAAGATAAAATAATAGTTAATAGAGCAAGAAAAGTAAGAAACTTTATGTCACAACCTTTCACTGTTGGAGAAAAATTTACAGGAAGATCAGGTAAGTACGTTCAAGTTAGTGATACTATTAGATCATTTAAAGCAATTTTAAATGGTGAATTAGATAATGTACCAGAAGTTTTATTTATGTATGCAGGTTCTATCGATGATGTTTTAGAAAGATTTAACGAGAAAACAAATGGATAA
- a CDS encoding F0F1 ATP synthase subunit epsilon, giving the protein MDKTLKLKIVTPEETYLDDIDVESITILTTAGKITVYSNHAPIVSTLVIGNMKYTINNVTKYIHLHRGILKISHNQVKIITQRLYEVDENGQRL; this is encoded by the coding sequence ATGGATAAAACTCTTAAGTTAAAAATTGTTACTCCTGAAGAAACATATTTAGATGACATTGATGTCGAGTCTATAACTATTTTAACAACTGCTGGTAAAATAACTGTATACAGTAATCATGCTCCAATTGTTTCTACACTTGTTATTGGTAATATGAAATACACCATTAACAATGTAACAAAATACATACACTTACACCGTGGGATATTAAAAATTTCTCACAATCAGGTGAAAATCATAACACAACGATTATACGAAGTTGATGAAAACGGACAAAGATTATAA
- a CDS encoding 5'-3' exonuclease — protein MNRKKVVIIDGYHLLHKGYYGSLKRKKVAVNREGKLINAVYVFVANIYQLIKSKQYHTIIVTFDVGKECWRREIYPEYKATRKDTPPELIPQMQLVRDFLTSANIPWYEKERYEGDDIMGTISRIAVKLGYDVEIFSNDKDTYQLVSDNVTIVSQQSKKADREIVTKDIVNEKFGCLPHQIPDIKSLLGDQSDNIKGVKGLHYKTAIKLITKYGNVESIFENMDDFPIEKQKKLEECKEHVLKNKKITKILNNVEIGRIDFRPLRVNYVRFMGFLKRERMWAFTKMILGDYEEQQKRYLERKQILEDKENLA, from the coding sequence ATGAATAGGAAAAAAGTTGTAATAATCGATGGTTATCATCTATTACATAAAGGTTATTATGGTAGTCTTAAAAGGAAAAAAGTAGCTGTTAATAGAGAAGGTAAATTAATAAATGCAGTTTATGTTTTTGTTGCTAATATTTACCAACTTATTAAGTCAAAACAATACCACACAATAATAGTAACTTTTGATGTTGGTAAAGAATGTTGAAGAAGAGAAATATATCCAGAATATAAAGCAACAAGAAAAGATACACCTCCTGAGCTTATACCACAAATGCAACTAGTGAGAGATTTTTTAACATCTGCAAATATACCTTGATATGAAAAAGAACGTTATGAAGGTGATGATATAATGGGTACTATTTCAAGAATTGCTGTTAAACTTGGATATGATGTTGAAATCTTTTCAAACGATAAAGATACTTATCAACTAGTTAGTGATAATGTTACTATAGTTTCTCAACAATCTAAAAAGGCTGATAGGGAAATTGTTACAAAAGATATAGTAAACGAGAAGTTTGGGTGTTTGCCACATCAAATACCTGATATAAAATCACTTCTTGGTGACCAATCAGATAACATAAAAGGAGTAAAAGGGCTTCATTATAAAACAGCAATTAAATTAATTACTAAATATGGAAATGTAGAAAGTATATTTGAAAACATGGATGACTTTCCAATTGAAAAACAAAAAAAACTAGAAGAGTGCAAAGAACATGTTCTTAAAAACAAAAAAATAACTAAAATATTAAATAATGTAGAGATCGGAAGAATCGACTTCAGGCCATTAAGAGTTAATTATGTTAGATTTATGGGTTTTTTGAAAAGGGAAAGAATGTGGGCATTCACAAAAATGATTCTTGGTGATTATGAAGAACAACAAAAAAGATATTTGGAAAGAAAACAAATATTAGAAGATAAAGAAAACTTGGCTTAG
- a CDS encoding IMPACT family protein, whose product MVDKVDYFNVLEIETVIEKTEVVKKSKFITYICKISNKDELEVFLKNNKSDNASHNCYAYKYGFKNAVYGYHNDKEPSGTSGEPLLNIINSKNLTNIAILVVRYFGGVKLGTGNLKRAYCSNAISILTNIVIKKAKLFYKLVIKFNIQDSKQIINCINKINETKDLKLKYDDKKVISTIFIKTKELLKEILFKIEILYEKFDYF is encoded by the coding sequence TTGGTAGATAAAGTGGATTATTTCAATGTATTAGAAATAGAAACTGTTATAGAAAAAACAGAAGTTGTAAAAAAATCAAAATTTATCACCTATATTTGTAAAATCAGTAATAAAGATGAATTAGAAGTATTTTTAAAAAATAACAAAAGCGACAATGCAAGTCATAATTGTTATGCATACAAATATGGTTTTAAAAATGCGGTATATGGATATCACAATGATAAAGAGCCTTCTGGTACATCTGGTGAACCTCTTTTAAATATTATAAATAGCAAAAATTTAACAAACATTGCAATACTAGTAGTAAGGTATTTTGGTGGTGTAAAACTTGGTACTGGTAACTTAAAAAGAGCATACTGTTCAAATGCAATTAGTATTCTTACAAATATAGTTATAAAAAAAGCAAAACTTTTTTACAAACTTGTAATTAAATTTAACATACAAGATAGTAAACAAATAATTAATTGTATAAATAAAATCAATGAAACTAAAGATTTAAAGTTGAAATATGATGATAAAAAAGTTATATCTACTATTTTTATAAAAACAAAGGAATTATTAAAAGAAATATTATTTAAAATAGAAATACTATATGAAAAATTTGATTATTTTTAA
- the secA gene encoding preprotein translocase subunit SecA encodes MARDKVIIKNHGKTADKIIALEEKYKDIKDEDFINKTAEFRERLKNGETLDDLLIEAFAVVREAASRVLGLKAYRVQLIGAIILHQGDIAEMRTGEGKTLTGLFPAYLNALTGDGVHVVTVNEYLSQRDSEINGRVYSLLGLTVGLNGRSLNKDEKRHAYAQDITYTTNAELGFDYLRDNMVYHFEQKVQKKLNYAIIDEADSILIDEARTPLIISGGSQNRINLYKAADTFAKQISREKDIEIDLEFKQVYLSETGIEKAQSYFSLENLFDVKNTELFHLIMNALKANYTFKKEVEYTVQDGEIVLIDQFTGRIMPGRAYSDGLHQALQAKENVEIEEETVTLATITYQNFYRLYNKLSGMTGTAKTEEEEFLKIYNTRVICCPTNKPIIRKDEPDLTFGTKNAKLKKLVSDLVELNELGRPVLIGTTSVESSEQVARYLEKAGLKFEMINAKNHHREAEIVEKAGQVKAITLATNMAGRGTDIKLSDETRKLGGLFVMGVERNEARRIDNQLRGRSGRQGDPGTSRFYVSMEDELMVRFSAPKLRQLFLKLGDDHIESKLLTRSITNAQKKLEGLNFDQRKNVLDYDNILSQQREAMYSQRDSILLQDDLKKVIARFQYTVAFETVESNSELVRGESLININSLINTIDSKLVAANAIKEEDLKGFEKTQIAKLLQEKMMDYYLVKIKDVPENVITELERRTILQAFDKHWTRHINLSQKLRSGIYLQQYAQNNPLHEYVEESARLFNRMKVLIAQESIENLNESFVRSIDDSEVKETKEKKVIDVTDKDINDILSEWNIDKEKFSRPVVEERFNQLQEELKDDLQKLERVRFQFFILNGLMTKLDEIYQEQNKRKMELSQEDVDNLLNKYDLLGKKFTKEDIKEKVDSALVGKNEEERKTIMIDAQILMAISEKLNSVKEYVVKDKKGKVKKVIKVKDDGSIDPDEIKDTEQVQTKVKIG; translated from the coding sequence ATGGCAAGAGACAAAGTCATAATTAAAAATCATGGTAAAACAGCAGATAAGATTATAGCATTAGAAGAAAAGTATAAAGATATTAAAGATGAAGATTTTATTAATAAAACTGCTGAATTTCGTGAAAGACTAAAAAACGGGGAAACATTAGATGATTTACTTATTGAAGCGTTTGCAGTTGTTAGAGAAGCTGCTTCAAGAGTTTTAGGATTAAAAGCTTATAGAGTACAGTTAATAGGGGCTATTATATTACATCAAGGAGATATTGCAGAGATGAGAACTGGGGAAGGAAAAACCTTAACTGGTCTTTTTCCTGCATATTTAAACGCATTAACTGGAGATGGTGTTCACGTTGTTACAGTAAATGAATATTTATCACAAAGAGATAGTGAAATAAATGGTAGAGTTTATAGTTTACTTGGATTAACAGTTGGATTAAATGGTAGATCTCTTAATAAGGATGAAAAAAGACATGCCTATGCTCAGGACATAACATATACAACAAATGCAGAACTAGGTTTTGATTATTTAAGAGACAATATGGTTTATCATTTTGAACAAAAAGTACAAAAAAAATTAAATTATGCAATAATTGATGAAGCTGACTCAATATTAATTGATGAAGCTAGAACACCTTTAATTATTTCTGGTGGTAGTCAAAATAGAATTAATTTATACAAGGCTGCAGATACGTTTGCAAAGCAAATATCTAGAGAAAAAGATATAGAAATTGATTTAGAGTTTAAACAAGTTTATTTATCTGAAACAGGAATTGAAAAAGCTCAAAGTTATTTTAGTCTAGAAAACTTATTTGACGTTAAAAATACAGAACTATTTCACTTAATTATGAATGCCTTGAAGGCCAATTATACATTTAAAAAAGAAGTTGAATATACTGTACAAGATGGGGAAATTGTTTTAATTGATCAATTCACAGGAAGAATTATGCCCGGTAGAGCATATAGTGACGGTTTACATCAAGCACTACAAGCAAAAGAGAATGTGGAAATTGAAGAAGAAACAGTTACATTAGCGACAATAACATATCAAAACTTTTATCGATTATATAATAAACTTTCTGGAATGACAGGTACTGCAAAAACAGAAGAAGAAGAATTCTTAAAAATTTATAATACAAGAGTTATTTGTTGTCCTACTAATAAACCTATTATAAGAAAAGATGAACCTGACCTAACTTTTGGTACAAAAAATGCAAAATTAAAAAAACTTGTCTCTGACTTAGTTGAATTAAATGAATTAGGAAGACCTGTTTTAATAGGTACAACGTCTGTTGAATCATCAGAACAAGTTGCAAGATATTTGGAAAAAGCTGGACTTAAATTTGAAATGATAAATGCAAAAAACCATCATAGGGAAGCAGAAATCGTAGAAAAAGCTGGTCAAGTTAAAGCAATAACATTAGCAACTAACATGGCAGGTAGGGGAACAGATATTAAATTATCAGATGAGACACGTAAACTAGGTGGATTGTTTGTAATGGGTGTTGAAAGAAACGAAGCGAGAAGAATTGATAATCAATTAAGAGGTAGAAGTGGTAGACAAGGGGACCCAGGTACTTCAAGATTTTATGTTTCTATGGAAGATGAATTAATGGTTAGATTCTCAGCTCCAAAATTAAGACAGTTATTCTTAAAATTAGGTGATGACCATATAGAATCAAAATTATTAACTCGTTCAATTACAAATGCACAAAAAAAATTAGAAGGTTTAAACTTTGATCAAAGAAAAAATGTTTTAGATTATGATAATATTTTAAGTCAACAAAGAGAAGCAATGTATTCACAAAGAGACTCTATTTTATTACAAGATGATTTAAAAAAAGTTATAGCAAGATTTCAATATACAGTTGCTTTTGAAACTGTAGAAAGCAACTCAGAACTTGTAAGGGGAGAAAGTCTTATTAACATTAATTCATTAATTAATACAATTGATTCAAAATTAGTTGCAGCAAATGCAATAAAAGAAGAAGATTTAAAAGGTTTTGAAAAAACTCAAATTGCAAAACTACTTCAAGAAAAAATGATGGATTATTATTTAGTTAAAATAAAAGATGTCCCTGAAAATGTAATTACAGAATTAGAGAGAAGAACAATTTTACAAGCATTTGATAAACATTGAACAAGACATATAAATTTATCGCAAAAATTAAGAAGTGGTATTTATCTACAACAATACGCTCAAAATAACCCATTACATGAATATGTTGAAGAATCTGCAAGGTTATTTAATAGAATGAAAGTTTTAATTGCTCAAGAATCTATAGAAAATCTAAATGAATCATTTGTAAGATCAATTGATGATAGTGAAGTCAAAGAAACTAAAGAAAAGAAAGTTATTGATGTAACAGATAAAGACATAAATGATATATTATCTGAATGAAATATTGATAAAGAGAAATTTTCAAGACCAGTGGTAGAAGAAAGATTTAATCAATTACAAGAAGAATTAAAAGATGATTTACAAAAACTTGAAAGAGTAAGATTTCAATTCTTTATATTAAATGGATTAATGACAAAACTAGATGAAATATATCAAGAGCAAAATAAAAGAAAAATGGAATTAAGTCAAGAAGATGTTGACAACCTTCTTAATAAGTATGATTTACTTGGTAAAAAGTTTACTAAAGAAGATATAAAAGAAAAGGTTGATTCTGCTTTGGTTGGTAAAAACGAAGAAGAGCGTAAAACTATAATGATTGATGCTCAAATTTTAATGGCCATATCAGAAAAATTAAATAGTGTTAAAGAGTATGTGGTTAAAGATAAAAAAGGTAAAGTCAAGAAAGTAATAAAAGTTAAAGACGATGGGTCAATTGACCCAGATGAAATAAAAGATACCGAACAAGTACAGACCAAAGTTAAAATTGGTTAA
- a CDS encoding arginine deiminase, translated as MAEKFAINVYSEIGELKSVLLHRPGNELENLSPDLLERLLFDDTPDLLVAQAEHDAFAKTLKENGIEVLYIEKLTEEVITEKPELRNFLLEKFLEESGCDPKYLEKLKTYLQNLSNKDLVDKMIAGVTKHELNVTMDDGYPLVVDPLPNILFQRDPFASIGNGATINQMHTITRRRETLFIDIVLKNHSRFKDKVNFWYNRDEEGSVEGGDILVLNQKALIIGVSQRTDLNAIKKIADRIINDNSIPYEKVIALDLKTKNRAFMHLDTVFTNVDYDKFIAHPLIFENINEFEIFEFTKEGMKKVDKKLEEYLSELVNKPVKFIKCGGEDPIAQAREQWNDGTNVLTIKPGEVIAYSRNHITVDKLKEAGIKVHEIASSELSRGRGGPRCMSMPIWREDI; from the coding sequence ATGGCAGAAAAATTTGCTATCAATGTTTATTCAGAAATTGGAGAATTAAAATCTGTTCTCTTACATAGACCAGGTAATGAATTAGAAAATTTATCACCCGATCTTTTAGAAAGATTATTATTTGATGATACACCTGACTTATTGGTTGCGCAAGCAGAGCATGATGCATTTGCAAAAACTTTAAAAGAAAATGGTATTGAAGTATTATATATTGAAAAACTTACAGAAGAAGTAATAACTGAAAAACCAGAATTAAGAAATTTCTTATTAGAAAAGTTTTTAGAAGAATCAGGTTGTGATCCAAAGTACTTAGAAAAATTGAAAACTTATCTTCAAAATCTTTCTAATAAAGACTTAGTTGATAAAATGATTGCTGGTGTTACAAAACATGAATTAAATGTGACTATGGATGATGGGTATCCTTTAGTAGTAGATCCATTACCAAACATTTTATTTCAAAGAGACCCATTTGCATCAATAGGTAATGGTGCAACTATAAACCAAATGCATACAATTACAAGAAGAAGAGAAACTTTATTTATTGATATTGTTCTAAAAAATCATAGTAGATTCAAAGATAAAGTTAACTTTTGATATAACAGAGATGAAGAAGGTAGCGTAGAAGGCGGAGACATTTTAGTATTAAATCAAAAAGCTTTAATAATTGGTGTTTCACAAAGAACTGATTTGAACGCTATTAAAAAAATTGCAGATAGAATTATAAATGATAATTCTATACCTTATGAAAAAGTTATTGCTCTTGACTTAAAAACTAAAAACAGGGCCTTTATGCATTTAGACACTGTATTTACAAACGTTGATTACGATAAATTTATAGCCCACCCATTAATATTCGAAAATATTAATGAGTTTGAAATTTTTGAGTTTACAAAGGAAGGTATGAAAAAAGTTGATAAAAAATTAGAAGAATACCTTTCAGAGTTAGTTAATAAACCGGTTAAATTTATCAAGTGTGGGGGAGAAGACCCAATTGCACAAGCAAGAGAACAATGAAATGATGGAACAAATGTATTGACAATTAAACCAGGTGAAGTTATTGCATATTCTAGAAACCATATTACAGTTGATAAGTTAAAAGAGGCTGGAATAAAAGTTCATGAGATAGCATCTTCAGAACTATCACGTGGTCGTGGAGGACCAAGATGTATGTCAATGCCAATTTGAAGAGAAGATATTTAG